In the genome of Candidatus Cloacimonadota bacterium, the window TGAACTCGGTGATTGGCTTTACGGGCATTCTGCTGAAAGAGCTTCCCGGCGCAATAAACGAAGAACAAAAAAAGATGCTTTCTATTGTTCAAGGTAGTGCTCGACACCTGCTCGCTTTAATTAACGATGTTTTAGATATTTCCAAAATCGAGGCAGGACAATTGGAAATGCACTATTCCGATGTGGAACTGCAAGTGCTATTGGAACAAGTTGTGGAAGTTGTTGCTCCTCAAGCAGCGACAAAAGGACTTGAATTGAGTATTAGAACAGGAAAATCACCCAAATTCATACACGTAGATGAGCGACGTTTTGAGCAGGTTCTTCTCAACCTTTTGAGTAATGCCATTAAGTTCTGTGAAAGGGGTGAAATCCAACTGAGTTTTAGTAAACAGGGTTCAAAGCTAATTTTGGAAGTGAAAGATACTGGGATTGGAATTCCAGATGAAATGCAGGATAAAATCTTTCATCCTTTTGTGCAAGTAGATATGGGTATAGATAGGAAATATGAAGGAACAGGCTTGGGATTGTTTATCAGTAAAAGGATAATCGAAATGATGGGGGGCGATATTATTCTGGAAAGCGAGGTAAACGTCGGAAGCACGTTTAGCGTAATTCTTCCCCTGCAAAACGAGGACACAAGCCAATGAGATCCGTTCTGATTATTGAAGATAACAAGGATAATTTCTTTTTGATGCGCTACCTTTTGGAGAATTCTGGATATAAAGTACTTGGGGCAGATAGTGGATGGATGGGCATCGAAATAGCTCTTTACAACAATCCGGATCTTATAATATTGGATATACAGTTACCCGGCATGGATGGATACTCCGTTGTTAGGCATTTACGAAAGCACTCCGAACTTGTTTCGACCCCGATTGTAGTGGTTTCTTCATTTGCTAT includes:
- a CDS encoding response regulator, yielding MRSVLIIEDNKDNFFLMRYLLENSGYKVLGADSGWMGIEIALYNNPDLIILDIQLPGMDGYSVVRHLRKHSELVSTPIVVVSSFAMANNKEIAINSGANGFIEKPIDPDCFVTQLENYLNPLADKEQ